One segment of Chryseobacterium viscerum DNA contains the following:
- a CDS encoding 2Fe-2S iron-sulfur cluster-binding protein, with product MSEEVKKFKITIDGQTTEVMPGTSILEAARQIGGKSVPPAMCYYSKLETSGGRCRTCLVEVSKGSEADPRPMPKLVASCRTNVMDGMEVKNLTSEKAQEGRKAVTEFLLVNHPLDCPICDQAGECHLQDLGYEHGVDSTRTEFERNTYEADDLGPNIKLNMNRCILCARCVLTANQLTETREHGILFRGDHAEISTYLNKALDNDFIGNVIDVCPVGALTDRTARFASRVWFTKPMNASCKCDKCSGKTVVWMKGDEVVRVTARKDQWGEVEEFICDTCRFERKALSDWNIEGPRHIDRHSVISLNHYEKPKDELRVLDNPMAKEISEKDEKLS from the coding sequence ATGAGCGAAGAAGTTAAAAAATTCAAAATAACTATAGACGGACAGACTACTGAAGTGATGCCTGGTACTTCCATTCTGGAAGCTGCAAGACAAATCGGTGGAAAATCTGTACCTCCCGCTATGTGCTACTACAGCAAGTTGGAAACCAGTGGAGGAAGATGTAGAACATGTCTGGTAGAAGTTTCTAAAGGATCTGAAGCAGATCCGCGTCCTATGCCGAAATTGGTAGCAAGCTGCAGAACGAATGTAATGGATGGGATGGAAGTAAAAAACCTTACTTCTGAGAAAGCTCAGGAAGGAAGAAAAGCGGTTACCGAGTTCTTACTGGTAAACCACCCGCTGGACTGCCCTATCTGTGACCAGGCAGGAGAATGTCATCTTCAGGACTTAGGATATGAGCATGGTGTAGACAGTACAAGAACAGAATTTGAAAGAAATACTTACGAAGCTGATGATCTTGGACCGAACATCAAATTGAACATGAACCGTTGTATTCTTTGCGCAAGATGTGTATTGACAGCCAACCAGCTTACAGAAACAAGAGAACACGGTATTCTTTTCAGAGGAGATCACGCTGAAATTTCAACCTATCTAAATAAAGCTTTAGACAATGACTTCATCGGAAACGTTATCGACGTTTGTCCGGTAGGAGCATTAACAGACAGAACAGCTCGTTTTGCAAGCAGAGTATGGTTTACAAAACCAATGAACGCTTCTTGTAAATGTGATAAGTGCTCCGGAAAGACTGTAGTATGGATGAAAGGTGACGAAGTTGTAAGAGTAACTGCAAGAAAAGACCAATGGGGTGAAGTGGAAGAATTCATCTGTGATACATGTCGTTTCGAAAGAAAAGCATTATCAGACTGGAACATCGAAGGTCCTAGACATATCGACAGACACTCTGTCATTTCATTGAACCACTACGAAAAGCCTAAGGATGAGCTAAGAGTTTTAGACAATCCTATGGCTAAAGAAATCAGTGAAAAAGACGAAAAATTATCATAA
- the nuoH gene encoding NADH-quinone oxidoreductase subunit NuoH — translation MDLLTFKLILVLALFLLSLTIAAYSTWAERKVASIMQDRIGPNRAGPFGLLQPLADGGKFFFKEDFTPANAEKFLFVLGPALVMFISLITGAVIPWGKSLNIAGTSFDLQVANIDVGVLFIIGMASIGVYGIMIGGWASNNKYSLLGAIRASSQMISYELAMGLALLSIIMMTGSLDLKEITESQTTGKLWGVIPWVSGLNWNIFYQPIAFLVFFVAALAETNRHPFDLPECESELVTGYSTEYSSMKLGLYMFGEYVNMFISNAFMVVLFFGGYNYPGIEWVTQNWGENTAGILSIVAFLTKTVIGILIFMWIRWTLPRFRYDQLMHLGWKTLIPMALVNLLITGAVILAFGN, via the coding sequence ATGGATTTACTTACATTTAAACTTATACTTGTACTAGCACTTTTCCTGCTATCGCTTACGATTGCAGCCTACTCTACCTGGGCAGAAAGAAAAGTAGCCTCTATCATGCAGGATAGAATTGGTCCCAACAGAGCCGGACCTTTCGGATTGTTGCAGCCTCTTGCTGATGGTGGAAAGTTTTTCTTCAAAGAAGACTTTACACCGGCCAATGCAGAAAAATTCCTTTTCGTATTAGGACCTGCTTTGGTAATGTTTATTTCATTGATTACGGGAGCTGTTATTCCTTGGGGTAAAAGTTTAAATATTGCAGGTACTTCTTTTGATCTTCAGGTTGCTAACATTGATGTTGGTGTACTTTTCATCATCGGAATGGCTTCAATCGGGGTTTACGGAATTATGATCGGAGGTTGGGCTTCGAATAACAAATATTCATTACTAGGTGCTATCCGTGCTTCTTCTCAGATGATTTCTTACGAATTGGCAATGGGATTAGCGCTTCTTTCTATCATTATGATGACAGGAAGTTTAGACTTAAAAGAAATCACTGAAAGCCAGACTACCGGGAAATTATGGGGAGTTATTCCTTGGGTTTCAGGGTTGAACTGGAATATTTTCTACCAACCAATCGCTTTCCTTGTTTTCTTTGTAGCAGCATTAGCAGAAACCAACAGACACCCATTCGATTTACCTGAGTGTGAATCTGAATTGGTAACAGGATATTCTACAGAATACTCTTCTATGAAATTAGGTTTATATATGTTCGGAGAATATGTGAACATGTTTATTTCTAATGCATTCATGGTAGTTCTTTTCTTCGGAGGATACAATTATCCTGGTATTGAATGGGTAACTCAAAACTGGGGTGAGAACACTGCAGGAATCTTGAGTATAGTAGCATTCTTAACAAAAACTGTAATCGGAATTCTGATCTTCATGTGGATTAGATGGACACTTCCAAGATTCAGATATGACCAGTTAATGCACTTAGGATGGAAAACTTTAATCCCAATGGCATTGGTAAACCTATTAATTACAGGAGCTGTAATTTTAGCGTTTGGAAATTAA
- a CDS encoding NuoI/complex I 23 kDa subunit family protein → MKLTNRSKVVSNKEMTLAEKIYLPAIFTGMGITFKHAVRTVIKGAPAVYSYPEVQKPRTTIWRGQHVLKRDEEGRERCTACGLCAVACPAEAITMTAAERTKEEKGLYREEKYASVYEINMLRCIFCGMCEEACPKSAIYLTDRLVDVETNRGSFIYGKDKLVEKINERIDITTRQSEKQKNAVK, encoded by the coding sequence ATGAAACTTACAAACAGATCAAAAGTTGTTTCCAATAAAGAAATGACCCTTGCTGAAAAAATCTACCTTCCTGCAATCTTTACAGGGATGGGGATTACATTTAAGCATGCTGTAAGAACCGTGATAAAGGGTGCTCCCGCAGTATATTCGTATCCGGAAGTACAGAAACCAAGAACCACCATCTGGAGAGGCCAGCACGTTTTGAAAAGAGATGAGGAAGGCAGAGAAAGATGTACAGCTTGTGGACTTTGTGCGGTAGCTTGTCCTGCAGAAGCCATTACGATGACTGCTGCTGAAAGAACTAAAGAGGAAAAAGGTCTTTACAGAGAAGAGAAGTACGCTTCAGTATATGAAATCAATATGCTAAGATGTATTTTCTGTGGTATGTGTGAAGAAGCTTGTCCTAAATCTGCAATCTACCTTACTGACAGACTGGTAGACGTGGAAACCAACAGAGGTTCTTTCATTTACGGAAAAGATAAATTAGTTGAAAAAATAAATGAAAGGATTGATATCACGACAAGACAATCCGAGAAACAAAAAAATGCGGTAAAATAA
- a CDS encoding NADH-quinone oxidoreductase subunit J, protein MDQFLFFLVAFLAVASAVYFVFARNPLYAILSLIVTMFSIAGMYILLNAQFLAIIQIIVYAGAIMVLFLYILMMLNLNKGDESKKNNTLKFVGVFTAGLLLVGVLGVFRGVQDNHIVVENVDRGIGLTKNLGRLLFNEYVLPFELASILILAGIVGAVLIGKKDL, encoded by the coding sequence ATGGATCAGTTTTTATTTTTCTTGGTGGCGTTTTTAGCAGTAGCAAGTGCAGTTTACTTTGTATTTGCCAGGAATCCTCTCTATGCTATTTTGTCATTGATTGTTACGATGTTTTCAATTGCAGGTATGTACATTCTTTTAAATGCACAGTTCCTTGCAATTATCCAGATTATAGTGTACGCAGGTGCTATCATGGTACTTTTCCTTTACATCTTAATGATGCTTAACCTTAATAAAGGAGACGAAAGTAAGAAGAACAATACTTTAAAGTTTGTTGGAGTTTTTACAGCTGGACTTCTTTTAGTAGGTGTGCTTGGAGTTTTCAGAGGAGTACAGGACAACCACATTGTTGTTGAAAATGTAGACAGAGGTATTGGTCTTACGAAAAATCTGGGTAGACTTTTGTTTAATGAATATGTTTTACCGTTTGAGCTTGCTTCCATCCTAATTTTGGCAGGTATTGTAGGCGCGGTATTAATCGGTAAAAAAGATTTATAA
- the nuoK gene encoding NADH-quinone oxidoreductase subunit NuoK, with translation MGEVNTFIQSIPLDYFIILSSVLFCLGVMGVLLRKNAIVILGCVELMLNSVNLLLAAFSAYKGNGDGQLLVFFIMVVAAAEVAVGLAIIAMLYRNTRSVDVSIFNKLRG, from the coding sequence ATGGGAGAAGTAAATACATTTATACAAAGCATCCCTTTGGACTACTTCATCATTCTTTCATCAGTATTGTTCTGTTTGGGAGTAATGGGAGTATTGCTTAGAAAAAATGCTATTGTGATTCTGGGCTGTGTAGAGCTTATGCTGAATTCTGTAAACCTTTTATTGGCAGCTTTTTCAGCGTATAAAGGCAACGGCGACGGACAGCTTTTAGTTTTCTTCATTATGGTAGTGGCTGCTGCAGAAGTAGCAGTAGGTTTGGCAATTATTGCTATGCTGTATAGAAATACCCGTTCTGTAGATGTGAGTATATTTAATAAATTAAGAGGATAA